In Pseudomonadota bacterium, a genomic segment contains:
- the dut gene encoding dUTP diphosphatase produces MQRIQLRVLDPRLGREFPLPEYVTAGAAGMDLRACTDATLRCHPGETHLIPTGVALHIGDTGIAALVLPRSGLGHKHGIVLGNLVGLIDSDYQGQIFVSCWNRGRETFDIKPGDRIAQIVFVPVVSACLDIVETFTQTTRHEGGFGHTGLA; encoded by the coding sequence GTGCAAAGGATACAGCTTAGGGTGCTCGATCCCAGGCTCGGGCGCGAGTTTCCGCTACCGGAGTACGTGACCGCGGGAGCCGCGGGCATGGACCTGCGGGCGTGTACGGATGCGACGCTGAGATGTCATCCAGGCGAGACGCACTTGATACCGACCGGTGTGGCGCTCCATATCGGTGATACGGGAATTGCAGCACTGGTGTTACCGCGGTCGGGACTCGGGCATAAGCATGGGATCGTCCTTGGAAATCTAGTGGGCTTGATTGATTCGGATTACCAGGGGCAGATTTTTGTTTCCTGCTGGAACCGGGGGCGCGAAACATTCGATATTAAACCTGGAGATCGCATCGCACAGATTGTGTTCGTTCCGGTCGTTTCCGCGTGTTTAGATATCGTTGAGACCTTCACGCAGACGACGCGTCACGAGGGTGGTTTTGGACACACCGGCCTGGCGTAA